A segment of the Macrobrachium rosenbergii isolate ZJJX-2024 chromosome 8, ASM4041242v1, whole genome shotgun sequence genome:
ttcctgattttctgttttattgttgCATATCAGATGTTAATTCTCAGAAAGTATCCATACATTTaaagattaaagaaattataattttaataattaaatagttattgaaaataagttatcacagtttttgaaaacaATGCTTACCCATTTATAACAGtcatttctagtttttatttgtaCTGATTCTACTGCAATAATAGCAGTTCTCTAACAATAATTATTTGAATACCTTAATTTTTCAGAACTGAACCATTAATATGCTTTTCAAAGTTGCATTATCTTTATTCAGTTCTATGTTACCGTCTAACGCAagtagagaatatttttttttttggggggaggagggtaGTAAACATGAAATTTAAGTTTTTCAATGAATCTTGGATACTTACTGGCATTACAGGGAACTGCACGATGAGGAGTTTGGTTTGGATGCTGTCCTCCTAGCTGAAGGTGGACACGTAGGGGCTCACTGTGCAGTACTGGCTGCAGCGTCTCCTTTCTTGAAGACCATCCTCCTTCATGCTAATGATCACCCAGCTATCATATCTGTCACTGGTAAGATTCATGTTATCTGGTAGTCTTTAGAAGAGCCCTTTTTATGATATTTGAAGCCTTAACTGTAATCTAACACAGTTATGGTGTCACAACTTgttaatagtgtttttatgggcttttcaatatatatatatatatatatatatatatatatatatatatatatatatatatatatatatatatatatatatatatatatatatatatatatatatatatatatatatatatatatgagcaatttttagcaattttttgaTCATAGCTTAAGTCTCATATGAATTTAATCTTCCAGGTACATCATTTTCAACTCTTCAGTCTCTTGTGACCTGTCTATATACAGGGAACATTCCAAATGGTGCTAGTTTGTTTCATCTCATTGAAGCTGCTAAATTGCTTAAGATGGACGAGTTAGCTGCAGTATTGCAGAAAACTTTTTTTGCTCAAGGGGGTTCATTAGACCTACCTCCCAAGTCACAGCAATTGATATCAAGTCAGCGGTCTACAACCACAACAACTGCTAGCACCCAGCAGGGTCTCATTACTTCTCAAGAGCAGCAACCAGAAAAGTTTGGCAAGAAAGTTCGCAGCAACAGATTAGATCAGATTCTCTATCAAAAACTGAATGTGAATCACCTGGCCCCATCAGATATTCCTGAACAACCACCACCTCACCCTCCTCCTTCCCTAGTGCCTCCCTCCCAAGAATCCTCAAGAGTGCCTCCTCTCTTTGACTCATCCCGAGTGCCTATCCTTGAAGCCCCCAGAGTGCCTCCTCCTGACCATGGTGGCATACTAGGTGAGCTCCTCACAAAGGCAGATCCTTTGAGGTCAATATTTTCCAATCCCAGCATCTATTCTGGCATACCTGACCTGTCTTTTGAGGCTTCAAGAGCATCAACCCTTAAACCACTTAATCTCTCGAAATCTAGCAAGACCGAGACATTGACCTCTTCAGCTGCTTCCACGGTATCTTCCTCCACTTGTACTACTACAACTATCCTTAGTTCGACTACCACCAGTTGTAGCCCTTCCTCCACTATGGCATCAAGCCTGGCTTCACAAACTGATCTAACCTTGGCTGGATTAACATCATTGGCCCCAACTCTTCCTGGTAACATGCCTGGTCTCTTAACCCCTCTCACTCCCTCTAATATCTCATCTATGATCTCACCATCTGCTTTAGTTTCCTTATCTACTACTTCTGCACTTGCTTCTTTTGGAGCACAACACTCTGCCATCACATCAAAACCTAAAAGTTCGTGTGGAAATGGAACCAGTCGAAGTCGCAGCACCACCAAAAGCACTTGCAGTGGCAggagtagcagtagcagcagtacaAACACTAGCAGACCAGGTGACAATAGTGGGACTCCTAGTCATAGTTTGCCATTGTTGTACACTTTGAGAAGTGGAATGATGACCCCTGAAATGGCAAAAGAAGTGTATGAGCAATTGAAGATTAATCCACAATTGTCAACCCTTGCTGGATTCAATATCAACAGTATTCCTAACTTGGCAAGTCTTAGTAGTTCAGCCAGTCTTCAGAATTTGGCCAATCTTCACAATTTATCTAGCCTCCAAAGCTTTCCCACCATATTCCCATTCTTGGCATCGACTActgaaaattcacaaataaatacTGTTGAGAGCAGTGGTAGTGctttacatgataaaataataacacTTTCACCCACCGAACCACCACCAAATGATTATAATGTAACTGTAAATTCGACACCCGTAAATGCCAACAATTTAAGCTCAAGTGTGATGACAGCTGAGGATGGTGTTTTGAACCTTAGCAGCAGTGCACAAACTGTACGTAGTGAATCTCCTGGTGTGACAACTTCAGTTGCTGTGGTGGCTGCTACATCTGCTAGCACGGAAGAAGCAACAATTCAAACAACCACAAGTGACAGTGTTGATCAGCCTACAGTTGTGAATGTATCCCCTTCTGAAACAAAAGAGGAGCAAACAGATTCATCTCCTCCCGAGGTTACCAATGTGTCAACAGGCTGTCAGACTGTTGGCCCTATTGATCCCCCTGAAAATTGTGGTACTGTGGTAGTAGCTAGTAGTGACCTGAATTGTACACTTTCAAATGGTTGTTCAGTTTCAGAGGAGACAAAGGCCTCAATACTATCAGGTCAGTTAGATCCAAGCAATTTACCTTTACTCTTGATGACCTCTAATGGACCTTTAACTAGTATTTCTCAGACACAGACAAGTATTGCCGAGAACATTGAAACAACACCTGATGTCCAGGCTGTTTTGTCCAAGGTaagttgaaaaaaattgttatttacaTGGTAGTTCAGTGGGTACTAATAGTTTTCTGTAATGAAATATGTTATAGGAGTTGCATGAGACTTGTACATTATGTAGATTACGCAGTGAGAAGTACATTATGTAGATTATGCAGGAATAattcattctatatttttttttttgatgctttGAATAAATCTGAAGGAATTCCATACTGCCattgaaattaaagtaaaattaatttatttcatcaggACCCATCATTGATGAGTTCAGAAGGAGCTGATACTGGCGATGATACTAGCAGTATTGAGGTTGTTGATGAGATACCAGGGATTAGTCAGGCACTTCAGAATCGTAAAGCTATGTTCCATGCTGGGCATGTAAGTAATTTAAAggtaaactaaaattttttttcatgttttgttctATGATAATTTGAAAGTTGTCCTAGAAACATTGAAATGATTATAGATGGCATGTAATTTCAACCTAATAAACTGTATCCATCTCTACAGATGGGCCGTAAAAGAAAAGGATGTGGAGACTGTGAGGGCTGTCAAGTTGTGGAGGATTGTGGGCAGTGTCGTTTTTGCCGTGATAAAGCAAAATTTGGTGGTCCTAACAGGCTTAAACAAGTTTGTGTATATAAGCGTTGCGTTCATGCAGAATTAGAACCTGAGGACTCAAAGAAAAAACGCAAGGTGATACAATGTATTTGAATCAAAATTCTATTCTTAGTCATTGATGATGCTTTGATTTCTGTAATTATTGCTACACACAGCTGAGTATTTTTTTCTCCTACAGATTCAAGTGAGTCACATTGCTGTTTTATTGCAATATTAGTCCATTAGTGTTTCAGTAGCAGTtggtgtaaaataatttttttccctttttacttgTAAATTACAGAGCAGTGGAAAGAAAGGTCGTGGAAAATGTGGAGGCTGTGATGGTTGTCAAAGAACCACAGATTGCAATGAGTGTTATGCTTGCCTTCATAATGCAGCCACTCAACCCCCAGCTCGTAGAAAGGTAaccttttttcaagttttaaaactaGTTTCAGGTTGATTACCTCTATTCCATTGTgaatgcatagtatatatattttgttggaaATACATAGTGTTTTAAATTGGTTTTTGttctctactttttcttttaccatcTTAACATGGTTCATTAGTTTTCCTTAAGTTTCATAATTTATACCATTAACTGTAGTCATATTGTATCAGGTTTGTGAAATGAGAGTGTGCGAACAGCAGCAGATGGAAGAAGTTCGTGCAACCCTCAGTGTTGCTGGGGAACCATCCCCATATTCCACAGATTCTCTTATGGCAGAAGGCATTATTAGTTCTGGAACGTCAAGTCCAACCCCAGACGGACAGCCTAGTACTCACAATGATAAAATGAAACTCATGCgaaaaatgctgaaaaagaaGTTTGCCCAGCCATATAGTCGAGTAAGCCCATCCAAGGTCAGCATTTTCATGGTCTTTCAGTGATTTACTAATTATAACGGAGGTGTGAGTGGTACAGATCATGATTGACAAAATTTCAATGAATTGATAGATGTTATTGGTACGtttctctttattaaaaattGAGGAAATTGATCATTGTCACTCTTAGCTACTGTTTTCTTTCAGGTACGAACTAAATATTACTGTGGGGAATGTCCTGGCTGTCAAACTACGACACCATGTGGAAACTGTCTTTATTGCGAAGATATGCCAAAGTTTGGAGGGCCTGGTAGATACAGACAGGTAAGGTTGATCCACGATAATGTTGAGATGCAATCACTTAAAAGGTTTGCAGTAAATTTCTTTTATCTAGTGTATTTGCTTTGTATGGAAAACTGTGAAGAGATGATTATATAACAGTGCAACAAGCATACCGTACATTAAACTTAAGACCTGATAGTTATACACTATACTGAATGGAAGAACCTCCTCAGTTATGCAGAGGGACCACAGAATTCTAATGTACATTTTGAGATTACTCAAATTTCCCACATTTTCAGAAATGTGTTAAGCAGTTGTGTGTGTATCACCCTCGTCTACAAGCACTGAAGCTCTCTAATCGTTCAAAGATTACATATGATGAACAACACATTTCTCCTGAGACACTTAATCACTTGGGAAATGTGGTGCAATCGGGACATGAGGAACCAATTGTAATAGGGTGTGACATCCATCCTAATATTAAAACAGACACTGAATATGATCACCTACGAGGTGTGGAAACTGTAGAGACTGATCTCACTGAAGGAGAAGATAGCAATGCTGCCCTACATGTAAGTACAATAATCTCTTACAAAGTCAGAAAATCAATCAGGTTATTAGTAGGCTGAATATTAACTGGTTACTGTTTCTTGGGTTTTATATACCTAATCTCTGGAATATagtgttaatattattagtattctgGTACTTATATAATCTTAATAAGTTCATGTACGTCAAgcacttttccatttttcatagttttattactGTGACTAACTGTGGGGAACTAGCATTTTTAGTCATCTGTTCCTCACTAGTAAATAGTCATGCTTTTATGTTGTTAACAGTATTTGCTGATACGCATTTTATATTGCTTCTAGTTTTATCCTTTTCAATTTACACCCctttcttctgttccttttaCTCATTGAGGTCAGGGTTTATTTTATAGGTATTGTATTCACCTAATTATTAAGGTTTCTTTACTAGTCATTTGATACAGTAAAACATCATCAAAGGAAAATAAGTCATTCAGAGGTTTAGCATTGTCTTTATTATGAAGGAAACAGGATTTATGACTACAACAATTTGGCTGTGCAGCCATAGTACTTATGTAGGTTTTTTCTGTCCTTGTAAACTCACTGATTCTTTCAAGGGGCACATacatttttacctaataattgctttcactctctgtctctgctTGGTAAGTGTACTAGTAGAGATACCTGAAATGGTTTcccaatatttcttttcctttagtCATTAGTAGAACCGTCGACTTGTTTGCCACATTCAggtaccatgtatatatatatattaaataaagtgtaactttcatttagattttaattaggttaatgtttcattgtatttaggttgggctgcattttttttttcattcctacaATTTTGCAATGTAGAAATGTGTAGTTAATTCTGCTTTTGTGGAAATGTCATTATTCTATCCTACTTAGAAATTTCATATTCTTGAGTTTGTTAAAAGATCTGAGTGTAAACCTTCACAGAATGGTTAAGATAAGTCTTCCAAATTTATCCCTAACAGGTTGAAACAATCTTAGAAGAACTCCCTGTTGAGAAACAAGAACCCATATTTGGTATAGAACACACTGCAAGCGAGAATTTAATAAATCCGGAGACGGCATCAGATGTATGTCCATCACCAACTAAGACAGAGGAAAATGATGGTAGTGATGATATTCCAACTGTTGTAACTTCCATTCCTGAACCTGTTCTTCCAGTGGTTGTTGATGATACACTTGATTCCACACCCCAAGTAATAACTCCTCCAACTGAAACCATACCTACTCCAGAACCTGTCTGTGAGTCTCCCCCTCCTACCACTACTCAGCCTCCAGTTGCCACATATTGTACACTTACTTTGCCATCTGTATCTGAAACAAACAATGCTGCTGTATCTGTTCCTTCTGATTCTAGCCTTAATGTAGTGGCTGTTTCAAATATCCCAACCCCACCTGCAGTAAGGTCTCCCACACCTACAGACCATAAAGAAGGTTCTAGCATTGATATTGAAGTAGAGGAAATAGAGgaagatgttgatgatgatgacgaggagGCTGGTTCTGATGCCTCTGATGTTCCTTCACCTCCATCTACACCATCACCACCTGCTAGGTCTAGAGGACGGGGACGTCAAAGAGGGCGAGGTCGTCCTCAGGGTAAAACCAATAGGCATCTTACTGCTTCTGCAAAGAAAGAGAAGGTTATGCGAAGAGGACGCAGGCGTAGGACCACAAGATTTACTTTGGAGCCTGATGATAACTCTGGTTAGTCCCAGAAAAGcattgaaaattcattttggattttaaagttttgttgtaCCCAGCCcttattcatttttgttgagttgccaaaaaaattttttttgtatttttaactaaCTATTACATCCATCCTTACAACAAAGTGCTGTTAGTTTACCTATATGAAAATGATAGTCATCATTTTATAACATCACTTTAGAATTTTTAGGGCAGATCAGTGCAGAGACATGTACCTCTCTAAAGAAATGTGTAAATCGTAAATCCTGTCTTATTAAACTCTTAATAGTATTACTGTATAGTGTGAATAGCTACAATTACAAATACTATAAACCAAATATACTAATTGAGATTGGTACTGGTTAGAGAAATTCATCATGGTTTTAGAAATgtttgaaacatttttaaatgaagCAATGGGGAGAAAAAGCTCTAAAGCAAAATATAGCACAATCATGTTTTTTACCAAAATGTAATACACAAAGCACAgttctgtaaataattattttcatttatatttatgtgtgattAGTCATCTGTAGAGGAGTTGTGTTCTTACAtggtaagaaaatttttttttgtttttttagagatTAGCCCAAGCCAAGAAGTATTAGCTACTAGCccacattttttatttcctggaaGTGAAGAACATTCAACTGGTCAACCAATATGAAGGAATTTGTTAGCTTCAAGGGAATGGGGCAGTTGCCTGGATCTTCATGTTATGAGgaactttcttttaaatgaatttgtGACTGAAGGATATCAATTTCCATTTAAACTGCTTTTTCTATATGATTTTCTTGGGCTTCGCAAATCTCATGAAGAACCTTGCTGGGAATGTAAGGATTAGATTACTTGTAAGATGTTAATGTGAATGAGTGTAAACAGGTGTAAGGAAGGTCTTTAAGtggaaaagtttaaagaaatggatgCGAGGTAATGGAAGACAAAGACATATACCACTGCCAAGTacaccagttttatatatatgaaagtaactGACGGAGATACGCAAGCACTGATCTTAGACAGATGTGTGGGTCAAGTATGTATAAAGCTATTTGGCGAGAAGTTGATagagagaaaatgggagaaaTATTTGGGGCATGAATGGAAGGACTCATTGATGGGTGTCATGTTTCTtgggctttttattttgttcctacacaaatacaaaccctcggtctttacatatggaaatacCTTTAGTGCAGCTGGAAAACCGGTCATTCAATATAACAATGttgttaggcagttaactaccggaCAATCGGTTGGGTGATATCCACCCTTCCGTCGCCCAGTACATTACAGTACTTACCTTCTGGCCATCATCGGAGTTCTGCTCTGCCCGCTGGCTGGTTTTCGCCATACCATCCGAgtctttttgcctttttcttttcttgtgtgaTTCTTATGTATAATTTGTGTTTTGAAATAATGCAAACCCACAAATCATCTCAGCCTAAGAAGGGGGAAGCCTCGTGTCATGCGGCAATGCGTCTTGTGAGCGCTTCTCCCCTATTGAAACTGATCCTCACTCACTATGCACTCATTACAGTCAGCATGAGTGCAGTCAAGATAGTTCTTGTGACGAGTGTCATTCCTGGCCCTCAGTGCAATGGGTgcagtttgtttgaaagaggaaatacaagaagaaagtCGCTTCTCGTGCGTTGTTGGGGGGTTACGCCGCCGGTGACGCCGAAGATTGCTAACCCCTCTAGTTCCTTCCTTCTTCCAATTGCAGCTGCTTCTTGTTGCTACATCTCCCCAAGGGAAGTCACTCCCTCACATTCTCTATTGCTCGGTCAATTGAGAGTTGGGGGTATGACAACTCCCAGATGGGCTCTGTTCATGGGGGGGGACTTCCCTTCAGAGCAAAGACAGTCAGTCTCTGACCCAACTTTTTCAGGTTTGGGGGAGATTCAACATTCATTAGGGGAGCGAAGGAACTTTGGTCTTCCCGGAGAGGGTTGATATCACACCTCAGTGCTGCCTAATCTACTCCTGTGACTGCTGCTTCTATAACTGTGACTGTGGCCACAGTTAAACATTGACTGGGACCACGGCCGTGGCCCCAACAGTCAAGAACCCGGTGCGGATTGCATTGACCTCCATGCTCCCTTCCAACATCCTCTTCCTCAGGGGATGCTCTCCTCCAGGCCTTGGTGGAGAAATACCAATGAGACAAGAAGAAATCGTCATCGAGTTCTAgcgcctcctccccttcttcttccaaaggTCCTGTTATGGGGACAGACCACAGGAAGGAGGTCGCTTTCCCATCGTAAGAAGGCCCCTAGGCCTTCGTATGATCAGCCTTCTTCCACGGAAGAGGCACTGGGATCTCTCACTAGCTCTCCATCCTTGGACAGGGGAACCACGTCACAGGGCTCTCCGGACCTACATGATGTGGGAGCTACAGGTGCATGAGTCTCCAGGGATACCCATGTCACCAATACTGGTCCTCAAAAGTCACCTTCTAAGGCCAGTAATGAAACTTTCTCCTCTGGAACTGTCGTACAGGGTTCTAAGGAACCCCATGCCACGGCTGCTGTGCGCACGTGGGGCTCCACAGAGACTCGTGTCACCAATACCAGTTCCAGTACATCTTCATAAACTTTACTGGTAAAGAGGTTCTTCCACTGCTGCACAACATCCTACAAACTCCCATGACAGTGTTGAGTGCTCACGATCCGTAGCCGCAGACGATAACATGTTCGTGCGAGAGAGAGCAAGTCCACAGCCTGCAAGCACTGCCTCCCCCCCCAACAAACATTCCTGCAAAGAAACACTGCCAGGATCCCGAAAAGGTGGAGCTAACCTTCGAGCCCACTCGCCTGGAAAAGCCAAGAGGAGGTTCCCCAAACAGTCCTCTCCCATAGAGGCCACAACCTCTTAAAGACCGTAGCACATCTTTGAGGTAGCACCCATTCATTGCTGTGTGACTGTACACGGTTGCACAAGCGTAAACAGTCTTGTGAATGGGTCTGCTCTCTTCAGGACAGCCCCCATGCACATTCTCCTAAACAGATATGTTCTCCCAGACCTGTGCAGTTGTTTTTACCATGGACTGATAACCATTCATGGCCTTCCTCTCCTGTTGGGGCTTCAGCCTCCAGCAGGTTCGTGAAGGGTGCTGTGCCCCTCTCAACTGTCCCTTCAACCTCCATGGGATATGCTGGGAGGCGTGATTCGGATAGGCCAAAGGACTCGGGATCGGAAGTGTTCGCCCTTCAATCTCAGCCCCCCAACAAGAGCTTACATTCCTGGTTCGGTCCTAGGGTCCGAACAATCGTACGCTTGAGTGGTAGAGAGGGGATCAGGGGTTTCTGACGTGGGTCTCTCTCCTGCTGGGAGAGTAGCCTAGGAGGATCGTGACCTGGAAGGGCTTGAGGGCCCTTTTCCTCAGGACATGGACATTCCCGAACTACAGAGGACCTGCGTTGAGATTGTTTAAATTGATGCGTCAGTATAACGATCTCGGGGAAGAGACTGTGAAACTCCCGTGGATCGTCCCTCTGCCTCCAAAGATTTTTGGGGACCACACAAGGAACCCAATGCTTCTTTGGGCCTCCCATGGTTGGATCTTGATGAGGGGATCCTGGGCCAAGTGAGTTCTCTGGTTTCTGGGGAGGAGAACTCACTTAATTCAAGCCACTCTTTTAAGatatttcctcctcctttccctcatCAGAAGCGTTTCTACACACCCTCGGAGAGGCCAGTGccgaccaaacaggttgaccctgACCTGGTTCGTCTGGGCCCAGGTCTGTCGCTGGACCAATGTCGTGCTGAGGGAGTCTACCTCTTGCAGCAGGAGTCAGTGGCTTTGGAAtcgactgccatggcagcattccaaGCAGTCTCTTAGCTAAAACAGTGGATGATGTCCGTGTCCAGGATCGCTTCCTCGTCGCCTTTGAGTTCAAGGAACCTTAAAGAGGAAGCTACCTTCAAGAAACTGATGTTTTCTGGAGGTAGAGCAGTTttctacctagcccaccagacagcaaacctatGGGCAAACTTGGTGTTGAAAATAAGGGACACAGTCCTGACTCAAATCTCCAAGTTTGTTGGTTCTAAGTGGGCCTTGGCCTTGAGGAAcagaccgttgctgggttccgctTCTCTCTTTCCTAAAAGATCGAGTGGATGCCATGGTAGACAGAAGACGGGCCGAAAACAACAAACATCTTGCCCACCACAGTGGCAAAGACCTGCGTGCCACTACAGCCCAACCTGCAGGTCAGGTTGGCACTTCCTCTACGGGTCCTAGGAAATACCAGGCTTCAAAGAGCCCTGCCAGGGAAGGCATGCAACCAGCATCCCTTTCTCCCCCCTCTTCCCAGCCTGGGAGAGGGGGCAAGGAGGATGCTAGGGCTGGCATTCCTCCCCACATCTCCCAATGGTGGAGGGGGTtcctgttgagccattgggcaacatggcagcaatacGGAGCAAAGCCTGGGTAGTGAATGTCCTTCGGGAAGGATATTTACTCCCCTTCGAGTCTCCGCCACCTCTCACCAACCACCCACTCCATCTCCAAACAATGTTCTCCACTCACTGAAGGATCTCACCCTATGGGGGGAGGTGGAATCGATGCTGGAGAAAGGTGCCGTGGAAGTTGTGACAGATCGGTCTCCGGGCTTTTACAGCGGTCTCCTTCTCATTAAGAAAGTGTCAGAGGGGTGGAGACCGGTCCTAGACCTTTCTTCCCTGAACCAATTTGTTTGCCAGACTCAGTTCATGATGAAAACAACACACTCAGTGCTCACGGCCATCAGGGAGTCTGACTTCATGCTTTCGGTGGACCttaaggatgcatatttccaaatacacATCCATCAGTCCTCACACAGGTACCTCTGCTTTATCCTAGGGGAAACGGTATTCCAGTTcaggtgttccagttcagggcactttgtttcaggcTCTCAGGTGCTCCACAGGTGTTCACCCTTGTGTTGacttgggcccattcacacggGATACATCTTGTGAGGTACCTTGacgattggctagtcctggcgagctcttgTTCACATTTACTCCAGGACAGGGATCAGCTTCTCAAGTTTTGCCACAGCTTGGGAGCTGTGAGAAGTCTGAcctcatacccaagcagaggataatgtacctgggcatgctgagaGATACAACAGCAGTAAGAGTTTTTCCCTCAGACTTGCATGTCATCAAGTTCAGGGAGGTGATGCGATCATTCCTGTCAaggcaggaacaaccagctcagcAGTGGCAAGTCGTTCTTGGCCAtctgtcatccttggagaagctggtccttcATGGGCGGCTTCACCTTCATTCTCTTCAGTGGAAAATGGAGTCCTGGTCTCCAGTAAGGGACTCGCAGTACCTTCCCATTCCTCTTTTgaaggaagtgagacaggacttagcctggtggctGGGCAACAGGAACTTAGTAATAGGAGTGTCTGCACTCTCCCCTTCCCGAGATGATGCTTTTCTCAgatgcatcaaaggaagggatggggcacacacctggaagagctgctggtttcaggtgtgtgggaTCAGAACGATAAGTGCCTCCACATCAAAACTCGAGGAAGTTCCGAAATTGAGTGATGGGGCACTTCGTAGTACTGATGAGCGACAGTACAATGGTGGTGGAATAGGTCAACATGCAAGGGGGACTGGTATCCCTCCAGCTCCACAAGTTGACAGTGCAGGTACACGAGTGAGTGGTTGCACACACACTGGAGttatcagccagatacattccctGGTATTCGTGGGGAATTGGGACCACACCCACCCACGAATACTGAAACCTTCCTTCAAAAAACAcatataactgcttattttaatagttcaaacaccaaatgtataccttaaactacatcctacaccaaatataccttaaactatcatctaaaacactaaagtcatcttacaacattacccttaaaaatgttCAGTCAGTCCCCACCTATTCGCAGacttttctgtggaacgtatttccacattattcatggaatt
Coding sequences within it:
- the LOC136840608 gene encoding uncharacterized protein isoform X2; its protein translation is MESGARSILPDRMEGPKPHFPLRLDDSATSMLPDRGKSPLTLAIDATTTQLNSVAESFKTHFPHGTDGTKSFLLQNLEGTMALLAARGVDAPYPITLDGMRPFLPYGGSGDSVKSYLQERLDKPHKSVRDRKDIKCSGSDRTTTTSSSSVATSVGGDIKRFHHHHHHDRSREHKSSNSHSIKKVPLPKSQLSNPRHDANLTHAIRELHDEEFGLDAVLLAEGGHVGAHCAVLAAASPFLKTILLHANDHPAIISVTGTSFSTLQSLVTCLYTGNIPNGASLFHLIEAAKLLKMDELAAVLQKTFFAQGGSLDLPPKSQQLISSQRSTTTTTASTQQGLITSQEQQPEKFGKKVRSNRLDQILYQKLNVNHLAPSDIPEQPPPHPPPSLVPPSQESSRVPPLFDSSRVPILEAPRVPPPDHGGILGELLTKADPLRSIFSNPSIYSGIPDLSFEASRASTLKPLNLSKSSKTETLTSSAASTVSSSTCTTTTILSSTTTSCSPSSTMASSLASQTDLTLAGLTSLAPTLPGNMPGLLTPLTPSNISSMISPSALVSLSTTSALASFGAQHSAITSKPKSSCGNGTSRSRSTTKSTCSGRSSSSSSTNTSRPGDNSGTPSHSLPLLYTLRSGMMTPEMAKEVYEQLKINPQLSTLAGFNINSIPNLASLSSSASLQNLANLHNLSSLQSFPTIFPFLASTTENSQINTVESSGSALHDKIITLSPTEPPPNDYNVTVNSTPVNANNLSSSVMTAEDGVLNLSSSAQTVRSESPGVTTSVAVVAATSASTEEATIQTTTSDSVDQPTVVNVSPSETKEEQTDSSPPEVTNVSTGCQTVGPIDPPENCGTVVVASSDLNCTLSNGCSVSEETKASILSGQLDPSNLPLLLMTSNGPLTSISQTQTSIAENIETTPDVQAVLSKDPSLMSSEGADTGDDTSSIEVVDEIPGISQALQNRKAMFHAGHMGRKRKGCGDCEGCQVVEDCGQCRFCRDKAKFGGPNRLKQVCVYKRCVHAELEPEDSKKKRKSSGKKGRGKCGGCDGCQRTTDCNECYACLHNAATQPPARRKVCEMRVCEQQQMEEVRATLSVAGEPSPYSTDSLMAEGIISSGTSSPTPDGQPSTHNDKMKLMRKMLKKKFAQPYSRVSPSKVRTKYYCGECPGCQTTTPCGNCLYCEDMPKFGGPGRYRQKCVKQLCVYHPRLQALKLSNRSKITYDEQHISPETLNHLGNVVQSGHEEPIVIGCDIHPNIKTDTEYDHLRGVETVETDLTEGEDSNAALHVETILEELPVEKQEPIFGIEHTASENLINPETASDVCPSPTKTEENDGSDDIPTVVTSIPEPVLPVVVDDTLDSTPQVITPPTETIPTPEPVCESPPPTTTQPPVATYCTLTLPSVSETNNAAVSVPSDSSLNVVAVSNIPTPPAVRSPTPTDHKEGSSIDIEVEEIEEDVDDDDEEAGSDASDVPSPPSTPSPPARSRGRGRQRGRGRPQGKTNRHLTASAKKEKVMRRGRRRRTTRFTLEPDDNSDFEDQLAMSDIQDENSTEESVGGSQVAEGVQSDTGASDATQEVSSASLSPETTTQKQNYSQTFVGRPKSIEPDVFEFHDSQENVITNSHETTYSLKHNTPFVFRDEESSQGGRDVNENLGSVGETASA